In a single window of the Bacillus clarus genome:
- a CDS encoding bifunctional homocysteine S-methyltransferase/methylenetetrahydrofolate reductase produces MKLLDLLSKGIVIGDGAVGTLLHSHGLQSSFEELNLSDPDLIISIHKQYVAAGADVIQTNTYGANEAKLRMYGLENQVIQINKEAVKLAKASVNERNAILGTIGGMKHIGAVTTTNMEREFMLLEQASALLEEQVDGLLLETFYDEFELLHAVKVLRKQTDIPIVAQLALHEAGTTQNGNDVNEMVTRLLDYGANVIGLNCQLGPLHMTEAFKMISIPKNGYLSAYPNAGLPNYVEGRYVYEGSPAYFEAMTPKFIEQGIRLLGGCCGTTPAHIEGMKRAITNVTPVTEKKIIQRPKVIHTHEKRSRAHVTLAEKAKKQTTVVVELDPPKTLDTQRFFEGARALKRAGADAITLADNSLASPRISNMAMGALLTKHDIPVLTHLTCRDHNVIGLQSHLLGLSALGMEEVLALTGDPARVGDFPGATSVYDLSSIELIKMIKEMNDGRSILGKSIGPATRFSVGGAFNPHVRHLKAAVKRMERKIAAGAEYFLTQPIYDVALIEEVYEATKHLEQPIFIGIMPLVSKRNADFLHFEVPGITLPEEVRQRLGGHETKEAAIEEGIRISQELIDTAMKYFNGIYLITPFLKYEITEHLVKYVREKQEVKEGIQ; encoded by the coding sequence GTGAAATTACTAGATTTATTATCAAAAGGTATTGTAATAGGTGATGGTGCAGTTGGAACATTATTACATTCACATGGGTTACAAAGTAGTTTTGAAGAATTGAATTTGTCTGATCCAGATTTAATTATATCTATTCATAAACAATATGTAGCTGCTGGTGCTGATGTGATTCAAACGAATACGTATGGTGCAAATGAAGCAAAGTTACGTATGTACGGTTTGGAAAACCAAGTTATTCAAATTAATAAAGAGGCGGTCAAACTTGCGAAAGCATCTGTAAATGAGAGAAATGCAATTTTAGGAACAATTGGTGGTATGAAGCATATTGGAGCTGTTACAACAACTAATATGGAGCGAGAGTTTATGCTGCTTGAGCAGGCGAGTGCCTTATTAGAAGAACAGGTTGACGGTTTGTTATTAGAAACGTTTTATGACGAATTTGAACTGCTTCATGCAGTAAAAGTGTTACGCAAGCAAACGGATATTCCAATTGTGGCACAGTTAGCGTTACATGAGGCAGGAACGACTCAAAATGGTAATGATGTGAACGAAATGGTAACGAGACTTTTAGATTATGGTGCGAACGTAATTGGGTTAAACTGCCAACTTGGGCCTTTACACATGACGGAAGCTTTCAAAATGATATCGATTCCTAAAAACGGTTATTTATCAGCATATCCAAACGCAGGTCTCCCAAATTATGTAGAAGGTCGTTACGTATACGAAGGAAGTCCAGCCTATTTTGAAGCGATGACGCCAAAATTTATTGAGCAAGGCATTCGTCTATTAGGCGGTTGTTGTGGAACGACACCAGCACATATTGAAGGAATGAAACGTGCCATTACAAATGTAACACCTGTTACAGAAAAAAAAATCATCCAAAGACCGAAAGTAATTCATACACACGAGAAGCGCTCAAGAGCTCACGTTACGCTCGCAGAGAAAGCGAAGAAGCAAACGACGGTTGTAGTGGAATTAGATCCGCCAAAAACTTTAGATACACAGCGATTCTTTGAAGGGGCTAGAGCATTGAAAAGAGCAGGTGCTGATGCTATTACTCTAGCGGATAATTCGTTGGCATCACCTCGTATTTCTAATATGGCGATGGGAGCGTTATTAACGAAGCATGATATTCCAGTATTGACACATTTAACATGTAGAGATCATAACGTCATTGGATTGCAGTCTCATTTACTTGGTTTATCAGCGCTCGGTATGGAAGAGGTATTAGCTTTAACTGGTGATCCAGCCCGTGTTGGCGACTTCCCAGGTGCAACATCTGTATATGATTTATCATCTATTGAATTAATTAAAATGATTAAAGAAATGAACGATGGCCGCTCAATTTTAGGGAAATCGATTGGACCTGCAACGAGATTTTCTGTTGGAGGAGCTTTTAACCCCCACGTAAGGCATTTAAAAGCAGCTGTAAAACGAATGGAACGAAAAATCGCCGCTGGAGCAGAATATTTTTTAACCCAGCCAATTTACGATGTAGCGTTAATTGAAGAAGTATATGAGGCTACGAAACATTTGGAACAACCGATTTTTATTGGAATTATGCCGTTAGTAAGTAAACGTAATGCTGATTTTCTTCATTTTGAAGTACCAGGGATTACACTCCCTGAAGAAGTAAGACAAAGATTGGGCGGACATGAAACAAAAGAAGCAGCCATTGAAGAAGGGATTCGTATTTCACAAGAATTAATTGATACTGCGATGAAATATTTTAATGGTATATATCTCATCACACCATTTTTGAAATATGAAATTACAGAGCATCTCGTTAAATATGTGAGAGAAAAGCAAGAAGTGAAAGAGGGTATTCAATAA
- a CDS encoding methionine biosynthesis PLP-dependent protein yields MSTIETKLAQIGNRSETTTGTVNPPVYFSTAYRHEGIGKSTGFDYSRTGNPTRGLLEQAIADLEEGEQGYACSSGMAAVLLVLSLFRSGDELIVSEDLYGGTYRLFSEHEKKWDVRCRYVDTQSIKQIEQAITSQTKAIFIETPTNPLMQVTDIAAVASVAKRHELLLIVDNTFYTPYIQQPLTEGADIVLHSATKYLGGHNDVLSGLVVAKGQSLCEELAHYHNASGAVLSPFDAWLLIRGMKTLALRMKQHEENANAIVSYLTNEDGVTDVFYPGRGGMISFRLRDEKWINPFLQSLSLITFAESLGGVESLMTYPATQTHADIPEEVRIARGVCNRLLRFSVGIENSDDLIQDLKQAIKLVKEGVRI; encoded by the coding sequence ATGTCAACAATTGAAACAAAACTAGCACAAATCGGCAACCGTAGCGAAACTACAACAGGAACTGTTAACCCACCTGTTTATTTCTCAACAGCTTATCGTCATGAAGGAATTGGAAAATCAACAGGTTTTGACTATTCAAGAACTGGAAATCCTACTCGAGGCCTTTTAGAACAAGCCATCGCTGACTTAGAAGAAGGTGAACAAGGTTATGCCTGTAGTTCAGGAATGGCAGCAGTTCTCCTCGTTCTATCACTCTTCCGCTCCGGAGATGAACTTATCGTATCCGAAGACTTATATGGGGGCACTTATCGCTTATTTTCTGAACATGAAAAAAAGTGGGATGTTCGATGTAGATACGTAGATACACAATCTATTAAACAAATTGAGCAGGCGATCACTTCTCAAACGAAAGCTATTTTCATAGAAACACCAACTAATCCATTAATGCAGGTAACCGATATTGCAGCTGTCGCAAGTGTAGCAAAACGTCATGAGCTACTTCTTATTGTAGATAACACATTCTACACACCTTATATACAACAGCCATTAACAGAAGGTGCAGATATCGTTCTTCATAGCGCAACTAAATATTTAGGTGGTCATAACGATGTACTCAGCGGACTTGTCGTTGCGAAAGGTCAATCACTTTGTGAAGAACTTGCCCATTATCATAATGCCTCTGGTGCTGTTTTAAGTCCGTTTGATGCATGGCTATTGATTCGCGGCATGAAAACTTTAGCACTTCGCATGAAACAACATGAAGAAAATGCGAATGCAATTGTTTCTTATTTAACCAATGAAGATGGCGTTACCGATGTATTTTATCCGGGGAGAGGCGGCATGATTTCGTTTCGTCTTCGTGATGAAAAATGGATTAATCCATTCTTACAATCTTTATCCTTAATTACATTTGCTGAAAGTCTGGGCGGAGTTGAGAGTCTAATGACATATCCTGCAACACAAACACATGCCGATATTCCAGAAGAAGTACGAATAGCACGTGGTGTATGTAATCGCCTCCTTCGCTTCTCAGTTGGTATCGAAAATAGTGACGACCTAATTCAAGACTTAAAGCAAGCCATTAAACTTGTAAAAGAAGGTGTAAGAATATGA
- the metC gene encoding cystathionine beta-lyase, with the protein MSYSVDTLLLHNQYKHDSQTGAVNVPIYNTSTFHQFDVDTFGKYDYSRSGNPTREALEDIIALLEGGTKGFAFASGIAAISTAFLLLSQGDHVLISEDVYGGTYRIVTEVLSRYGVSHTFVDMTNIEEVERNIKPNTKLFYIETPSNPLLKVTNVRAVCELAKSVDALTFVDNTFLTPLFQKPLELGADVVLHSATKFIAGHSDVTAGLAVVKDEGLAQKLGFLQNAFGAILGPQDCSLVLRGLKTLHVRLEHSAANTNKIAHYLKEHSKIKNVYYPGLKSHLGHDIQLSQATSAGAVLSFTLQSEEALRQFLSKVKLPVFAVSLGAVESILSYPAKMSHAALSQEARDERGITNSLLRLSVGLENVNDLISDFENALSYVEEPVNA; encoded by the coding sequence ATGAGTTATTCCGTAGACACACTCTTACTTCATAATCAATATAAACATGATTCACAAACCGGGGCTGTTAACGTTCCCATTTATAACACATCAACATTCCATCAATTTGATGTAGATACTTTCGGAAAGTACGACTATAGTCGATCTGGGAATCCAACACGTGAAGCACTCGAAGATATAATTGCTCTATTAGAGGGTGGAACGAAAGGGTTTGCCTTTGCTTCAGGCATCGCAGCGATCTCTACTGCTTTCCTTCTCCTCTCACAAGGGGATCATGTTCTTATCTCGGAAGATGTATATGGCGGAACGTACCGAATTGTTACAGAGGTACTCTCTCGTTACGGCGTTTCACATACATTTGTTGACATGACCAATATAGAAGAAGTAGAAAGAAATATTAAACCAAATACAAAACTCTTCTACATCGAAACACCATCTAACCCATTATTAAAAGTAACAAATGTTCGTGCTGTATGTGAATTAGCAAAATCTGTTGATGCTCTTACGTTTGTTGATAACACGTTTTTGACCCCACTATTCCAAAAACCACTTGAACTTGGGGCCGATGTCGTACTTCATAGTGCAACAAAATTTATCGCCGGTCATAGCGATGTTACCGCTGGATTAGCAGTCGTAAAAGATGAGGGGCTCGCTCAAAAACTTGGTTTCTTACAAAATGCTTTTGGCGCTATATTAGGGCCACAAGACTGTTCTCTCGTACTCCGTGGTCTCAAAACATTACATGTACGACTTGAACATTCAGCAGCCAACACCAATAAAATTGCCCATTATTTAAAAGAGCACTCAAAAATTAAAAACGTCTATTATCCTGGATTAAAATCACATCTCGGCCATGATATTCAATTGTCTCAGGCGACATCTGCCGGGGCCGTTTTATCTTTCACTTTGCAATCAGAAGAGGCACTACGCCAATTTTTATCAAAAGTAAAACTCCCTGTATTTGCTGTTAGCTTAGGGGCCGTCGAGTCTATCCTTTCTTATCCAGCGAAAATGTCGCACGCTGCCTTATCACAAGAAGCACGAGATGAACGAGGTATTACGAATTCATTGCTTCGCTTATCCGTTGGTCTTGAAAATGTAAATGATTTAATATCAGACTTTGAAAACGCCCTTTCTTACGTAGAAGAGCCCGTGAATGCATAA
- a CDS encoding ArsR/SmtB family transcription factor — protein sequence MLETFQKELELYENNAELLKVLAHPVRLCIVKGLIERGPSNVSTMYTGLNMPQSTISQHLAKLKSAKIVSSERKGLEIYYKVENETIIQLVRVLLG from the coding sequence ATGTTAGAAACCTTTCAAAAAGAATTAGAACTATATGAGAATAACGCAGAATTATTGAAAGTGTTAGCTCATCCTGTTCGCTTATGTATTGTAAAGGGATTAATTGAACGTGGTCCAAGTAACGTTTCAACAATGTACACAGGCCTAAACATGCCACAATCCACAATTTCACAGCATTTAGCAAAATTAAAAAGTGCTAAAATCGTTTCTAGTGAAAGAAAAGGATTGGAAATCTACTACAAAGTCGAAAATGAAACGATTATTCAACTCGTTCGCGTATTACTAGGTTAG
- a CDS encoding class I SAM-dependent methyltransferase, translating to MGMELILREWMGKEKDYSISYSTYMSLALYDEKYGYYMKEREKIGRKGDFFTSSNVSSVFAKTFAKFFIRLVENGEVPPNICEIGGGTGRFAYDLLQEWKQLSPETFATLHYSIIELSPFHRKLQNERLHSFFNVSQYTSYEDMEDSFQGIIFSNELFDAFPVEVIEKRNGILYEVRITYTTEGKLTEIVRPIEERIERYLRKYRLQLSEGQRFEVSITMEKYVQEMAKWLKKGLFITVDYGYTREEWMHPAHCEGSLRGYYNHTLIRNPLAYPGEMDITTHIHWDEMKEAFAMQGIDTIWHTKQGEFLLAAGIVEQLASHQDSDPFSEKQKVNRAVRSMILHEGLGNAFDIVIQKKSMQHFRLNRYLYI from the coding sequence ATGGGGATGGAGCTTATATTAAGAGAATGGATGGGGAAAGAAAAGGATTATTCGATTTCATATAGTACGTATATGAGTCTCGCATTGTATGATGAGAAGTATGGATATTATATGAAAGAACGTGAAAAAATTGGAAGGAAAGGTGATTTTTTCACGAGTAGTAATGTCTCTTCAGTATTTGCAAAGACATTTGCTAAGTTCTTTATTCGACTAGTTGAAAATGGAGAGGTTCCTCCGAATATTTGTGAAATTGGTGGGGGGACAGGAAGATTCGCGTATGATCTTTTACAAGAATGGAAACAGTTATCTCCAGAAACCTTTGCAACACTACACTATTCTATAATTGAATTAAGTCCTTTTCATAGGAAATTGCAAAATGAGCGACTTCATTCATTTTTTAATGTTTCTCAGTATACGTCTTATGAAGATATGGAAGATTCCTTTCAAGGGATTATTTTTTCAAATGAATTATTTGATGCGTTTCCTGTTGAAGTAATAGAGAAACGGAATGGTATTTTGTATGAAGTACGGATTACATATACAACAGAAGGAAAACTTACCGAAATAGTAAGACCGATAGAAGAGAGAATCGAACGATATTTACGAAAGTACCGTCTGCAGCTTTCTGAAGGACAGCGTTTTGAAGTATCAATCACCATGGAAAAATATGTACAAGAGATGGCCAAGTGGCTCAAGAAAGGGTTATTCATCACGGTTGATTATGGATATACAAGGGAGGAATGGATGCATCCTGCACATTGTGAAGGGAGTTTAAGGGGATATTACAATCATACACTTATTCGAAATCCTCTCGCATATCCAGGAGAGATGGATATTACGACACATATTCATTGGGACGAGATGAAAGAAGCTTTTGCAATGCAAGGTATTGATACGATATGGCATACAAAGCAAGGCGAGTTTTTACTAGCAGCAGGAATAGTAGAGCAGCTTGCTAGCCATCAAGATTCTGATCCTTTTTCGGAGAAACAGAAAGTAAATCGTGCAGTCCGCTCTATGATTTTGCATGAGGGATTGGGAAATGCTTTCGATATTGTTATACAAAAGAAAAGTATGCAACATTTTCGTTTAAATCGCTATTTATACATATAA
- a CDS encoding MBL fold metallo-hydrolase, which translates to MKWIQMPLGPLQTNAYILTNDQKECIIFDPGSEGEKLVTYLQEAQLKPIAVLLTHAHFDHIGAVDAVRDAFRIPVYVHKEEADWLGDATVNGSQIFMMNRSITAKQADHIIDEEGTLTIGSFTFEMFETPGHSPGSISYYCKEANAVFSGDVLFQMSIGRTDLPGGSFAELIGSIEEKLFVLPDETAVLCGHGPETSIGFEKENNPFLQ; encoded by the coding sequence ATGAAATGGATACAAATGCCGTTAGGACCATTACAAACAAACGCTTATATTTTAACGAATGATCAAAAGGAGTGTATTATTTTTGACCCAGGTAGTGAAGGTGAGAAATTAGTTACATATTTACAAGAGGCACAGTTAAAACCAATAGCTGTTTTATTAACACATGCTCACTTTGACCATATTGGTGCTGTTGATGCTGTCAGAGATGCGTTTCGTATTCCTGTATATGTGCATAAAGAGGAAGCTGATTGGTTAGGAGATGCGACCGTAAATGGTTCTCAAATTTTTATGATGAATCGAAGTATTACAGCAAAACAGGCGGATCATATTATCGATGAAGAGGGAACTTTAACAATTGGTTCGTTTACATTTGAAATGTTCGAGACACCAGGACATTCCCCGGGAAGCATTTCTTACTATTGTAAAGAGGCAAATGCTGTGTTTTCTGGTGATGTATTATTTCAAATGAGTATTGGAAGAACAGATTTACCTGGTGGAAGCTTTGCTGAGTTAATTGGAAGCATTGAAGAAAAATTATTTGTATTACCAGATGAAACAGCTGTACTATGTGGGCATGGCCCTGAAACAAGCATTGGATTTGAAAAAGAAAATAACCCATTTTTACAATAA
- a CDS encoding DUF2759 domain-containing protein — protein MGLVIIFTLVTLLAVFATLRTLREKNLLASGFAIATVLVFGWFTVMTVLYNGYPPAA, from the coding sequence ATGGGTCTTGTTATCATTTTTACGTTAGTCACTCTGTTAGCTGTATTCGCTACCCTTAGAACACTCCGTGAAAAAAACTTACTCGCGAGTGGCTTCGCTATTGCAACCGTACTCGTTTTCGGATGGTTTACGGTCATGACTGTTCTATATAACGGGTACCCTCCAGCAGCTTAA
- the glcK gene encoding glucokinase, with protein MEEKWLVGVDLGGTTIKLAFINVYGEILHKWEIPTNTSEQGKHITLDVAKAIDKKLEELDELKSKLIGIGMGAPGPVHVASGMIYEAVNLGWKNYPLKDLLELETGLPVVIDNDANLAALGEMWKGAGEGAKDLICMTLGTGVGGGVIANGEIVHGVSGAAGEIGHITVVTENAFPCNCGKSGCLETVVSATGIVRVAMQKLQETDKESVLRSMLAEEGQITSKDVFEALGQGDALAGEVVEKVASYLGLAVANLSSTLNPEKIVIGGGVSKAGDALLQPIQGYFEKYAFSRAVKSTKLAIATLGNDAGVIGGAWLVKKHKYEAKMI; from the coding sequence ATGGAAGAAAAGTGGTTAGTTGGTGTTGACCTTGGTGGGACAACGATTAAATTAGCATTCATTAATGTATACGGTGAAATTTTACATAAGTGGGAGATCCCAACGAATACAAGTGAACAAGGAAAACATATTACACTAGATGTAGCAAAAGCAATTGATAAAAAGTTAGAAGAACTAGACGAATTAAAAAGTAAGTTAATTGGTATTGGTATGGGAGCGCCTGGTCCTGTGCATGTAGCTTCTGGAATGATTTATGAGGCGGTTAACTTAGGGTGGAAAAACTATCCACTAAAAGACTTATTAGAATTGGAAACAGGATTACCTGTTGTAATTGATAATGATGCAAACCTAGCAGCACTTGGTGAAATGTGGAAAGGTGCTGGTGAAGGAGCGAAAGATTTAATTTGTATGACACTTGGAACTGGTGTTGGCGGTGGTGTTATCGCAAACGGTGAGATTGTACATGGTGTAAGCGGTGCTGCTGGTGAAATTGGACATATTACAGTCGTTACAGAGAATGCTTTTCCTTGTAATTGTGGGAAATCTGGCTGTCTAGAAACAGTAGTTTCTGCGACTGGTATTGTACGTGTAGCTATGCAAAAACTACAAGAAACAGATAAGGAAAGTGTATTACGTTCTATGCTAGCGGAAGAAGGGCAAATTACATCAAAAGATGTGTTTGAAGCACTTGGACAAGGTGATGCATTAGCTGGTGAAGTTGTAGAGAAGGTAGCTTCTTATTTAGGGCTAGCTGTAGCGAATCTTTCTAGTACGTTAAACCCAGAGAAAATTGTAATTGGTGGCGGTGTATCTAAAGCAGGTGATGCATTACTACAACCAATTCAAGGTTACTTTGAGAAATATGCATTCTCACGTGCTGTGAAGAGTACAAAGCTAGCGATTGCAACGCTTGGTAATGATGCGGGTGTAATTGGTGGAGCTTGGCTTGTAAAAAAGCACAAGTACGAAGCAAAGATGATATAA
- a CDS encoding YqgQ family protein, producing MISVYDIQQLLKKFGTIIYTGDRIADLQLMQDELRELNQSQLIDPQDYQVALFLLKQEIQKEMSKK from the coding sequence ATGATATCGGTTTATGATATTCAGCAATTGCTAAAAAAATTTGGCACGATCATTTATACAGGTGATCGAATCGCTGATTTACAATTAATGCAAGATGAGCTACGTGAATTAAATCAATCACAGCTGATCGATCCACAAGACTATCAAGTAGCTTTATTTTTACTGAAGCAAGAGATTCAAAAAGAGATGAGTAAGAAATAG
- a CDS encoding 5-formyltetrahydrofolate cyclo-ligase, with translation MKEEKVRLRKQIIERMNSLSEEQYTTLSEQIAVSLYEQKEWMEAETIGITLSMEHEVNTYVIIEKAWQEGKKVVVPKCNRKTRTMTFRQINNFAQLETVYMSLREPIPTLTKEVMAIEIDLLFVPGVAYTRRGERIGYGGGYYDRYLVQYKGKTLSLAFDFQIVNDIPIEPFDQKVQKIITEKETFVQKGLV, from the coding sequence GTGAAAGAGGAAAAAGTACGTTTACGTAAACAAATAATAGAACGCATGAATTCTTTATCAGAAGAACAGTATACAACTTTATCGGAACAAATCGCAGTTTCGCTGTATGAACAAAAAGAGTGGATGGAAGCAGAAACAATTGGCATTACTCTTTCAATGGAACATGAAGTAAATACATATGTCATTATTGAAAAAGCGTGGCAAGAAGGCAAGAAAGTTGTTGTGCCAAAGTGCAATCGAAAGACAAGAACAATGACATTCCGCCAAATAAACAATTTTGCTCAATTAGAAACTGTATATATGAGCTTACGTGAACCAATCCCTACGTTAACAAAGGAAGTAATGGCAATCGAAATTGACCTTCTTTTCGTACCTGGGGTGGCTTATACAAGACGAGGGGAACGTATAGGGTATGGCGGTGGTTATTATGATCGCTATCTTGTGCAGTATAAAGGGAAAACGCTATCATTAGCTTTTGATTTTCAAATCGTGAATGATATTCCGATTGAACCATTCGATCAAAAGGTACAAAAAATTATTACAGAAAAAGAAACATTTGTTCAAAAGGGACTTGTATAG
- the rpmG gene encoding 50S ribosomal protein L33, translating to MRVNITLACTECGDRNYISKKNKRNNAERLELKKYCKRDKKSTLHRETK from the coding sequence ATGCGTGTGAATATTACTCTAGCATGTACAGAATGCGGAGATCGTAACTATATCTCAAAGAAAAATAAACGTAACAACGCTGAGCGTCTTGAGCTTAAAAAGTATTGCAAGCGTGACAAGAAGTCTACGTTACACCGTGAAACAAAGTAA